In one window of Meiothermus sp. DNA:
- the ilvA gene encoding threonine ammonia-lyase — translation MTVRLEDIRAAREVIRGIIAPTPTLPDPLASEELGVRLWVKAESLQKSGSFKIRGAYHKIAALTPEEKARGVIAPSAGNHAQGVALAAAMQGIRSVIVMPQHAPLTKIVATRRLGAEVVLYGTSFDDAVAHAHELQQQHGYTYVHAFNDEKIIAGQGTIGLELLEALPDLDVLVVPIGGGGLMGGIAVAVKSLRPQTRLVGVQAVGCAPVNLSLKAGEPVSVPVAQTIADGIAVKRPGDLTLPLIRQYVDQVVEVTDDEIARGIAHCAQNLKLVVEGAGAAGMGAILAGKVPTQTGQTVATVLCGGNIDGNLLSRVIEQVMVRQGRYLLLKLAVIDRPGALARVVDLVAGAGANIIDIFHRRALWLAPLGKVGVELVLEVRDAAHGDEVVVGLERAGYAVERENVGDWPD, via the coding sequence ATGACTGTTCGACTCGAGGACATCCGGGCCGCCCGCGAAGTGATCCGCGGGATTATCGCGCCCACTCCCACCCTGCCCGACCCCCTGGCTTCCGAAGAGCTTGGGGTGCGGCTGTGGGTGAAGGCTGAAAGCCTGCAAAAAAGCGGCTCCTTCAAGATTCGCGGAGCCTACCACAAAATAGCCGCCCTCACCCCGGAAGAAAAAGCCCGGGGAGTGATTGCCCCTTCGGCGGGCAACCACGCCCAGGGGGTGGCCCTGGCTGCGGCCATGCAGGGCATCCGCTCGGTGATCGTGATGCCCCAGCACGCCCCCCTGACCAAGATTGTGGCGACCCGCCGTCTGGGGGCCGAGGTGGTCTTGTACGGCACCAGCTTCGATGATGCGGTGGCCCACGCCCACGAACTCCAGCAGCAGCACGGCTACACCTACGTCCACGCCTTCAACGACGAAAAAATCATCGCTGGCCAGGGCACCATTGGCCTCGAGCTCCTGGAAGCCCTGCCCGACCTGGACGTGCTGGTGGTGCCCATCGGTGGGGGAGGCCTGATGGGGGGCATTGCCGTAGCGGTCAAGAGCCTGCGCCCCCAGACCCGCCTGGTGGGGGTGCAGGCGGTGGGCTGTGCACCGGTCAACCTCTCGCTCAAGGCCGGGGAGCCGGTCAGCGTGCCGGTGGCCCAGACCATCGCCGATGGCATCGCGGTCAAGCGCCCCGGCGACCTGACCCTGCCCCTCATCCGGCAGTACGTAGACCAGGTGGTCGAGGTCACCGACGACGAAATCGCCCGAGGAATTGCCCACTGCGCCCAGAACCTCAAGCTGGTGGTGGAGGGGGCCGGGGCCGCCGGGATGGGGGCCATCCTGGCCGGCAAGGTGCCCACCCAGACCGGGCAGACCGTGGCCACGGTGCTCTGCGGGGGCAACATCGACGGCAACCTGCTCTCCCGCGTGATCGAGCAGGTCATGGTGCGGCAGGGGCGCTACCTGCTCCTGAAGCTGGCCGTCATAGACCGCCCGGGGGCCCTGGCCCGGGTGGTCGACCTGGTGGCGGGGGCCGGGGCCAACATCATCGACATCTTTCACCGCCGGGCCCTCTGGCTGGCCCCCCTGGGCAAGGTGGGGGTGGAGCTGGTGCTCGAGGTGCGCGATGCGGCCCACGGCGACGAGGTGGTGGTGGGCCTCGAGCGAGCCGGCTACGCAGTCGAGCGCGAAAACGTGGGCGATTGGCCGGATTGA
- a CDS encoding VWA-like domain-containing protein, whose protein sequence is MSEVEKNPPSRIPTAPPVLDRRISASLFRLRKRSPFLATLALFAHYRPSLELPTAATDGRDVFYNPRFMAALSDEHFDGVLLHEVLHAALLHVTRRSHRDPERWNIAADIVVNGILLHNGFGLPEGHLRNTELEHRAVEEVYALLPRPQEPVVLDLLEAPPNDAKSEGAEAKEGQGQPKDKGKLFRGKKRLGSDALCEAEKAAIEKHWKKAIQQAQAVARSQGKGSLPAGLERAFGLLQPPELDWKTLLWRFLVRTPTDFAGYDRRHVGRGWYLETLEGERLPVYIAVDTSGSVDDILIQRFLGEVQGILGAYPHLTAQLFYADAALYGPYVLQPGDEIPPPQGGGGTDFRPFFDRIGRQSEGVCVYLTDGYGDFPPEAPQLPTLWVVAPGGLESGAFPFGEVARLL, encoded by the coding sequence ATGTCCGAAGTCGAAAAGAACCCTCCATCCCGGATTCCCACTGCACCGCCCGTGCTCGACCGCCGTATCAGCGCCAGCCTGTTTCGCCTGCGCAAGCGCTCGCCCTTTTTGGCCACCCTGGCCCTCTTTGCCCACTACCGGCCCAGCCTGGAACTCCCCACCGCAGCCACCGATGGGCGCGACGTTTTCTACAACCCCCGCTTCATGGCGGCCCTTTCCGACGAGCACTTCGATGGGGTGCTGCTGCACGAGGTCCTGCACGCTGCTCTGCTGCACGTGACCCGCCGCTCGCACCGCGACCCGGAGCGCTGGAACATTGCCGCAGACATTGTGGTCAATGGCATCCTGCTGCACAACGGCTTCGGCCTGCCGGAGGGGCATCTGCGCAACACCGAGCTCGAGCACCGCGCCGTTGAGGAGGTCTACGCTCTGTTGCCCAGGCCACAAGAGCCGGTGGTACTGGATTTGCTCGAGGCCCCCCCAAACGATGCAAAGTCCGAAGGTGCTGAGGCAAAAGAGGGTCAAGGCCAGCCAAAGGACAAGGGTAAGCTGTTCCGCGGCAAAAAGCGCCTGGGCAGCGACGCCCTGTGCGAGGCCGAGAAGGCCGCAATCGAGAAGCACTGGAAGAAAGCCATCCAGCAGGCCCAGGCCGTTGCCCGTAGCCAGGGCAAGGGCAGTCTGCCAGCGGGCCTCGAGCGGGCTTTTGGACTTTTGCAGCCGCCAGAACTGGACTGGAAAACCCTGCTGTGGCGGTTTCTGGTGCGCACCCCCACCGACTTTGCCGGCTACGACCGCCGCCACGTGGGGCGGGGCTGGTACCTGGAGACCCTCGAGGGCGAGCGTCTGCCGGTATACATCGCTGTGGATACCTCGGGTTCAGTGGACGATATCCTCATCCAACGCTTTCTGGGCGAGGTACAGGGCATCCTGGGGGCCTACCCGCACCTCACGGCCCAGCTCTTCTACGCCGATGCTGCCCTATACGGCCCCTATGTGCTGCAGCCGGGCGACGAAATCCCCCCGCCCCAGGGGGGCGGCGGCACCGATTTCCGCCCGTTTTTTGACCGCATAGGTCGCCAGTCGGAAGGGGTGTGTGTGTATCTGACCGACGGCTACGGCGACTTTCCCCCAGAGGCCCCGCAACTCCCCACCCTGTGGGTGGTGGCCCCGGGGGGGCTCGAGTCCGGCGCTTTTCCCTTTGGTGAGGTTGCCCGCTTGCTCTAG